A region from the Aphis gossypii isolate Hap1 chromosome 1, ASM2018417v2, whole genome shotgun sequence genome encodes:
- the LOC114129875 gene encoding PR domain zinc finger protein 5-like yields the protein MGFKDDFVSNIKRNEIRHRKKEKKTKDITTNTYPSKTSLDDEEFTFLLKRIVNKLRKKKKKSKKIKYEKVSNHIDNDEVKCSVCKQLFSKTYIAIHMQSHKTFYNCDICNKNFSYLSIFNRHKATHKVDMIVYDCKLCNIKFRNPSDLSKHDNIFHEEESIKCLFCFKKFKQFNDFLNHINMYSFDKPSQSLTDHIKIHSEGIHCSSCCTCKMSFAKRDTVIKYTI from the exons ATGGGCTTTAAAGATGattttgtatcaaatattaaaagaaatgaaATCCGCCACCGCAAGAAAGAAAAGAAAACTAaag ATATTACTACTAATACCTATCCTTCAAAAACTTCATTGGATGATGaagaatttacattttt GTTGAAAAGaattgtaaacaaattaagaaaaaagaaaaagaaatcaaagaaa attaaatatgaaaaagtgTCCAATCATATTGACAATGATGAAGTAAAATGCAGTGtatgtaaacaattattttcgaAAACCTATATTGCTATTCATATGCAATctcataaaactttttataattgtgatATTTGTAATAAGAATTTCTCTTacctttcaatatttaatagacaCAAAGCAACTCACAAAGTTGATATGATAGTATAtgattgtaaattatgtaatattaaatttagaaatccTAGTGATTTATccaaacatgataatatttttcacgaagaagaaagtataaaatgtctattttgttttaaaaaatttaagcaatttaatgattttttgaaCCACATTAACATGTACTCTTTTGACAAACCCTCTCAAAGTTTAACTGAtcacataaaaatacacagtGAAGGCATACATTGTTCATCATGTTGTACTTGTAAAATGAGTTTTGCAAAGCGTgatacagttataaaatataccatataa
- the LOC114129876 gene encoding adenylate kinase 7-like isoform X1, giving the protein MSIFNSPLSDNYLSRLIFDEIELKNNVNQYINRMKISEWSNNFNRIFISPGNSFNTKYFIKFLSSKLAKNSRMSKAHVLSNSNIENHQLISQESQSNVIESQNSTIINKLKVEENDEFVVDTIIDRLTGVEFFRLLNIEPSKRLKTIMYNYHVFNKTLEDVSFEKLGKSRTDDLETEVPYEIYIETIDDKSLNLKNEVISTVNSSDLLKLLKTCGIIVIDISRDTAELSKGKEIFRSLKREIVNFKDMGKTHGSKKKKKIVVISTVMTWAGVNKKRFVSENDANNRVPNPEYAEHYEFELEVLAVNETEGLKEHLKTIIIWSGLTYGFEQDLLQFLFDSACKTIDLFPIPNSQNHVPVIHVEDLARLVHKIISEDQTPEYHYIFAVESPIITLKQIIATLAKSCDVTIPTAVSLNTFLNKYELKGIHKQIMSIDIKVNSSINRLWPNFEWYNNKSSILTSMKYLVETYKRAHNIKNIKLVILGPPASGKTKLAFQLAQFYDLIYLEPKKITQDYINEIREEISSLYHKSRLADDSVDDVLDDADEPTEINSIIIDKISKLNKKLSILYSSMDANNDILEDIYLIPLLIEKIKFFKRGYVLDGYPTTVAQAKMLFQFDDTSSVQQNIDVNKLPNLTVTLTQNTLGVDLFADQNSDIDISINTLKNTSTKRRLLFSEVDKIHSSSSDIAISTNVAAKPILKKQIKKKPKRLIWNRKNHDNLLKFFNLYYAPIKIIESPYSPLNYNTDKVELPDIDPSFEQFLNAVVKEIELNQNHGIFEKMTDLNKMNSLVEEINENQKYKLIQLKEKMTLLEDFEKLTDFEYIESLTNEEYLMKYVTPTLTKLIVQVAKVRPKNPVDFLAYMALKENPEGLPDFPGYSKEGVKIQKILERMFLMYNYNEHEMIKLKPLMDVLTAHFIDDEDI; this is encoded by the exons ATGAGTATCTTTAATTCACCTTTATCTGATAATTATCTATCTAGATTAATTTTCGACGAGATTGAACTCAAAAACAATGTTAACCAATACATTAACCGTATGAAGATATCTGAATggtctaataattttaatcgtatttttattagtcCAGGAAACtcgtttaatacaaaatatttcataaag TTTTTATCGTCAAAATTGGCTAAAAATAGTCGGATGTCTAAAGCACATGTCTTATCCAACTCAAACATAGAAAATCATCAACTAATATCCCAAGAATCGCAATCTAATGTCATAGAGTCTCAAAACTCtaccattataaataaattaaaagtggaAGAAAATGATGAATTTGTTGTTGATACTATTATTGATAGGTTAACAGGTGTAGAATTTTTTAG ATTGTTAAATATAGAACCGAGTAAACGATTAAAGACGATAATGTACAACTaccatgtatttaataaaactttagaAGATGTATCGTTTGAAAAATTGGGTAAATCAAGAACTGATGATTTAGAAACTGAAGTTCCATATGAAATATACATCGAAACAATAGATGATAAATCGCTAAACttgaaa aatgaAGTTATAAGTACAGTAAACAGTTCTGATCTTTTGAAATTACTTAAAACTTGTGGTATCATAGTAATTGACATATCTAGAGATACTGCTGAATTATCGAAaggaaaagaaatatttagatCATTAAAAAGAGAAATCGTCAACTTTAAAGATATGGGAAAAACCCATGGatcgaaaaagaaaaagaaaatagtgGTAATATCGACTGTAATGACTTGGGCAggtgttaataaaaaa cGTTTTGTGAGTGAGAATGATGCGAATAACAGAGTCCCAAATCCAGAATATGCAGAACACTATGAATTTGAACTTGAAGTGTTAGCCGTAAATGAAACTGAagga cttaaagaacatttaaaaacaataatcatttgGTCTGGTCTTACATATGGGTTCGAACAAGATTTGTTACAATTTCTGTTCGACTCGGCTTGTAAAACTATCGATTTATTTCCAATACCAAATAGTCAAAACCATGTACCAGTAATACACGTTGAAGATTTAGCTAG actcgttcataaaataatatctgaaGATCAGACGCCAgagtatcattatatttttgctgTTGAAAGTCCAATAATTACGCTAAAACAAATCATCGCT ACTCTCGCTAAATCATGTGATGTAACTATTCCGACAGCGGTGTCATTAAATACATTCTTGAATAAATATGAACTCAAG GGcatacataaacaaattatgtcAATCGATATTAAAGTCAATTCAAGTATTAACCGATTGTGGCCCAATTTCGAGTGGTACAACAATAAATCATCAATACTGActtcaatgaaatatttagttgAAACATATAAAAGAGCTCATAACATTAAA aatattaagtTAGTTATACTTGGTCCACCAGCTTCTGGTAAGACCAAACTCGCATTTCAACTTGCCcagttttatgatttaatttacctGGAACCCAAAAAGATAACTCAAGACTACATTAATGAAATC AGAGAAGAAATAAGTTCACTGTATCATAAAAGTCGATTAGCTGACGATTCAGTAGATGATGTATTAGACGATGCTGATGAACCAACTGAAATTAATTCGATTATAAttgacaaaatatcaaaattaaataaaaaactatcaattttatattcatctaTGGATGCCAATAATGATATACTggaagatatttatttaattcc actattgattgaaaaaattaagttttttaaacgtGGGTATGTTCTGGATGGATATCCAACAACAGTAGCTCAAGCCAAAATGCTATTCCAATTCGATGATACGAGTTCAGttcaacaaaatatagatGTTAATAAACTaccaa actTGACGGTTACTTTAACGCAAAACACACTAGGTGTTGATTTATTCGCTGATCAAAACAGCGATATCGATATCAGTATAAAcacacttaaaaatacaagtacAAAAAGACGACTTCTGTTCTCTGAAGTTGacaaaatacattcatcgaGTTCTGATATCGCCATATCAACTAATGTGGCAGCAAAACCtattctaaaaaaacaaataaaaaaaaaacc CAAACGACTAATTTGGAATCGAAAAAATCATGATAatcttttgaaatttttcaatttgtattatgCGCCAATAAAGATTATTGAATCTCCATATTCGCCACTTAACTATAATACTGACAAAGTTGAATTACCAGATATTGATCCAAGTTTTGAACAGTTTCTTAATGCAGTTGTAAAAGAAATCGAATTGAATCAAAATCATG gaaTATTTGAGAAAATgactgatttaaataaaatgaattcattAGTAGAAGAAATTaacgaaaatcaaaaatataaactaatacagCTTAAGGaaaaa ATGACATTGCTAGAGGATTTTGAGAAGTTAACGGATTTCGAATACATTGAAAGCTTAACTAACGAAGAATACTTAATGAAATATGTTACTCCTACCTTGACAAAATTGATAGTACAAGTTGCTAAAGTGAGACCAAAGAATCCTGTTGATTTTTTG GCTTATATGGCTCTTAAAGAGAATCCGGAAGGTTTACCAGACTTTCCAGGCTATTCTAAGGAGGGtgtgaaaatacaaaaaatattggaacGCATGTTCCttatgtataattacaatgaacatgaaatgattaaattaaaaccattaatGGACGTTTTGACAGCACATTTTATAGATGatgaagatatttaa
- the LOC114129876 gene encoding adenylate kinase 7-like isoform X2 translates to MSIFNSPLSDNYLSRLIFDEIELKNNVNQYINRMKISEWSNNFNRIFISPGNSFNTKYFIKFLSSKLAKNSRMSKAHVLSNSNIENHQLISQESQSNVIESQNSTIINKLKVEENDEFVVDTIIDRLTGVEFFRLLNIEPSKRLKTIMYNYHVFNKTLEDVSFEKLGKSRTDDLETEVPYEIYIETIDDKSLNLKNEVISTVNSSDLLKLLKTCGIIVIDISRDTAELSKGKEIFRSLKREIVNFKDMGKTHGSKKKKKIVVISTVMTWAGVNKKRFVSENDANNRVPNPEYAEHYEFELEVLAVNETEGLKEHLKTIIIWSGLTYGFEQDLLQFLFDSACKTIDLFPIPNSQNHVPVIHVEDLARLVHKIISEDQTPEYHYIFAVESPIITLKQIIATLAKSCDVTIPTAVSLNTFLNKYELKGIHKQIMSIDIKVNSSINRLWPNFEWYNNKSSILTSMKYLVETYKRAHNIKNIKLVILGPPASGKTKLAFQLAQFYDLIYLEPKKITQDYINEIREEISSLYHKSRLADDSVDDVLDDADEPTEINSIIIDKISKLNKKLSILYSSMDANNDILEDIYLIPLLIEKIKFFKRGYVLDGYPTTVAQAKMLFQFDDTSSVQQNIDVNKLPRIFEKMTDLNKMNSLVEEINENQKYKLIQLKEKMTLLEDFEKLTDFEYIESLTNEEYLMKYVTPTLTKLIVQVAKVRPKNPVDFLAYMALKENPEGLPDFPGYSKEGVKIQKILERMFLMYNYNEHEMIKLKPLMDVLTAHFIDDEDI, encoded by the exons ATGAGTATCTTTAATTCACCTTTATCTGATAATTATCTATCTAGATTAATTTTCGACGAGATTGAACTCAAAAACAATGTTAACCAATACATTAACCGTATGAAGATATCTGAATggtctaataattttaatcgtatttttattagtcCAGGAAACtcgtttaatacaaaatatttcataaag TTTTTATCGTCAAAATTGGCTAAAAATAGTCGGATGTCTAAAGCACATGTCTTATCCAACTCAAACATAGAAAATCATCAACTAATATCCCAAGAATCGCAATCTAATGTCATAGAGTCTCAAAACTCtaccattataaataaattaaaagtggaAGAAAATGATGAATTTGTTGTTGATACTATTATTGATAGGTTAACAGGTGTAGAATTTTTTAG ATTGTTAAATATAGAACCGAGTAAACGATTAAAGACGATAATGTACAACTaccatgtatttaataaaactttagaAGATGTATCGTTTGAAAAATTGGGTAAATCAAGAACTGATGATTTAGAAACTGAAGTTCCATATGAAATATACATCGAAACAATAGATGATAAATCGCTAAACttgaaa aatgaAGTTATAAGTACAGTAAACAGTTCTGATCTTTTGAAATTACTTAAAACTTGTGGTATCATAGTAATTGACATATCTAGAGATACTGCTGAATTATCGAAaggaaaagaaatatttagatCATTAAAAAGAGAAATCGTCAACTTTAAAGATATGGGAAAAACCCATGGatcgaaaaagaaaaagaaaatagtgGTAATATCGACTGTAATGACTTGGGCAggtgttaataaaaaa cGTTTTGTGAGTGAGAATGATGCGAATAACAGAGTCCCAAATCCAGAATATGCAGAACACTATGAATTTGAACTTGAAGTGTTAGCCGTAAATGAAACTGAagga cttaaagaacatttaaaaacaataatcatttgGTCTGGTCTTACATATGGGTTCGAACAAGATTTGTTACAATTTCTGTTCGACTCGGCTTGTAAAACTATCGATTTATTTCCAATACCAAATAGTCAAAACCATGTACCAGTAATACACGTTGAAGATTTAGCTAG actcgttcataaaataatatctgaaGATCAGACGCCAgagtatcattatatttttgctgTTGAAAGTCCAATAATTACGCTAAAACAAATCATCGCT ACTCTCGCTAAATCATGTGATGTAACTATTCCGACAGCGGTGTCATTAAATACATTCTTGAATAAATATGAACTCAAG GGcatacataaacaaattatgtcAATCGATATTAAAGTCAATTCAAGTATTAACCGATTGTGGCCCAATTTCGAGTGGTACAACAATAAATCATCAATACTGActtcaatgaaatatttagttgAAACATATAAAAGAGCTCATAACATTAAA aatattaagtTAGTTATACTTGGTCCACCAGCTTCTGGTAAGACCAAACTCGCATTTCAACTTGCCcagttttatgatttaatttacctGGAACCCAAAAAGATAACTCAAGACTACATTAATGAAATC AGAGAAGAAATAAGTTCACTGTATCATAAAAGTCGATTAGCTGACGATTCAGTAGATGATGTATTAGACGATGCTGATGAACCAACTGAAATTAATTCGATTATAAttgacaaaatatcaaaattaaataaaaaactatcaattttatattcatctaTGGATGCCAATAATGATATACTggaagatatttatttaattcc actattgattgaaaaaattaagttttttaaacgtGGGTATGTTCTGGATGGATATCCAACAACAGTAGCTCAAGCCAAAATGCTATTCCAATTCGATGATACGAGTTCAGttcaacaaaatatagatGTTAATAAACTaccaa gaaTATTTGAGAAAATgactgatttaaataaaatgaattcattAGTAGAAGAAATTaacgaaaatcaaaaatataaactaatacagCTTAAGGaaaaa ATGACATTGCTAGAGGATTTTGAGAAGTTAACGGATTTCGAATACATTGAAAGCTTAACTAACGAAGAATACTTAATGAAATATGTTACTCCTACCTTGACAAAATTGATAGTACAAGTTGCTAAAGTGAGACCAAAGAATCCTGTTGATTTTTTG GCTTATATGGCTCTTAAAGAGAATCCGGAAGGTTTACCAGACTTTCCAGGCTATTCTAAGGAGGGtgtgaaaatacaaaaaatattggaacGCATGTTCCttatgtataattacaatgaacatgaaatgattaaattaaaaccattaatGGACGTTTTGACAGCACATTTTATAGATGatgaagatatttaa